The Candidatus Tiamatella incendiivivens genome includes a region encoding these proteins:
- a CDS encoding ornithine cyclodeaminase family protein, which produces MSLDSIRIITPNEIEKVNKIELVNRMAKAYTMFSEGDAINPPRQVFWVKGNWWGVMSASLPDTGVSVKIVGIIPENPSRDLPTINGIVVYLDPETGSPLAVIDAPILTAYRTAAGSMASSRLLSPLEPKVLSIIGTGYQASVHLKFFKEIHPTLNRVKVFDINKNKVSKFIVEAGKLFDRVEAVRDSCNAVKDADIVLLATTAKEPAINGECLSAPVHVISIGVMGPDYRELDDETVRRAELIAVDSIEAVMREVGDFSIPMKKGLIGKGEIVEIGKLLKESSTSRARASGITVFKSVGIAVQDTAISDQLYSKAYRMSLNRD; this is translated from the coding sequence ATGTCACTTGATAGTATTAGGATAATTACACCTAATGAAATTGAAAAAGTGAATAAAATTGAATTAGTTAATAGGATGGCTAAGGCATATACAATGTTTTCTGAAGGAGATGCTATAAATCCCCCTAGACAAGTTTTCTGGGTCAAGGGAAATTGGTGGGGAGTTATGAGTGCTAGTCTCCCCGATACAGGGGTCTCAGTTAAGATCGTGGGTATTATCCCAGAAAATCCCAGTAGAGACCTGCCAACGATAAATGGAATAGTAGTCTATCTGGACCCCGAAACCGGTAGTCCACTAGCAGTCATTGATGCCCCCATACTCACAGCCTATAGAACAGCTGCTGGAAGTATGGCTTCCTCTAGGCTGTTGTCACCTCTGGAACCGAAGGTTCTATCTATAATCGGAACAGGATACCAAGCTTCAGTTCACCTGAAGTTTTTCAAAGAAATACACCCAACTCTTAATAGAGTCAAAGTATTCGATATAAACAAAAATAAGGTAAGCAAATTTATTGTGGAAGCAGGTAAATTATTTGATAGAGTTGAAGCCGTAAGAGATTCCTGTAATGCAGTAAAGGATGCTGACATCGTTTTACTTGCTACAACAGCAAAGGAACCTGCGATAAATGGTGAATGCCTATCAGCTCCTGTACATGTAATAAGCATAGGTGTAATGGGTCCAGATTACCGTGAATTAGACGATGAAACTGTTAGAAGAGCAGAACTTATAGCTGTAGACAGTATAGAGGCTGTGATGAGGGAAGTGGGTGACTTCTCCATACCTATGAAAAAAGGTTTAATAGGAAAAGGGGAAATTGTAGAAATAGGTAAGCTTTTAAAGGAAAGCAGTACTTCTAGAGCAAGAGCCAGTGGAATAACAGTATTTAAGAGTGTTGGAATTGCCGTACAGGACACTGCTATATCAGATCAATTGTATAGCAAAGCATATCGAATGAGTCTTAATCGGGACTAA
- a CDS encoding diphthine--ammonia ligase — protein sequence MNFCSLLSSGKDSSYALLWATTHGFTPKCIITFNSIRTDSYMLQTINTELSELQAKAMGLKYYSFRVSGVKEKEVAEIKDYLEYLLEKENFSYITTGALKSDYQRIRFYNMFDELGIKPISPLWWCDQKKYLRELIRRNIEFIITRIAAHGLPIEIMGKIVDEKIIDTIIAKSEKYGFNPAFEGGEAETLVVYSPLFNSRICIEGEIVSKGVNAELIIRRAWLENRKARECLKIRVL from the coding sequence ATGAATTTTTGCTCACTTCTATCAAGCGGTAAGGACAGTAGCTATGCTCTCCTCTGGGCTACTACACACGGCTTTACACCTAAATGCATTATCACTTTCAATTCCATTAGAACCGACTCATACATGTTGCAAACAATTAATACTGAGTTATCCGAATTACAAGCCAAAGCCATGGGCCTAAAATACTATTCCTTCAGAGTTTCAGGGGTTAAGGAGAAAGAGGTTGCTGAAATAAAAGATTACCTAGAATACTTATTGGAGAAAGAGAACTTCTCTTACATTACAACCGGGGCATTGAAAAGCGACTACCAGAGGATAAGATTTTATAACATGTTCGATGAACTAGGCATCAAGCCTATAAGCCCTCTATGGTGGTGTGATCAGAAGAAGTATTTAAGAGAACTAATAAGAAGGAACATAGAGTTCATAATAACGCGAATAGCAGCACATGGCTTGCCTATCGAAATAATGGGCAAAATAGTTGATGAGAAGATTATTGATACTATTATTGCAAAGAGTGAGAAATACGGTTTCAACCCGGCTTTTGAAGGAGGAGAAGCTGAAACGTTGGTCGTTTATTCACCTCTCTTTAACAGCAGAATTTGCATTGAGGGAGAAATTGTTTCAAAAGGAGTAAATGCAGAGCTTATTATTAGAAGAGCATGGTTAGAAAATAGGAAAGCAAGGGAATGCCTTAAAATTCGCGTCTTGTAG
- a CDS encoding 2-oxoacid:acceptor oxidoreductase subunit alpha, translating to MVDLVFEIGGPQGGGIESAGQIALRVFMLKGYRVYGTREYHSNIIGKHSYFNIRVRENRALAPNLPADIVVSLDAESVFTHYNDVGEFMIYDTGVLSKDIDSILSMSKYLKARVKEELDANGAPHTVEGVINLLEKRGKKTVGVPLKSLLKTTAEKAGVSLVSISRAINIIGMAVGLSVIGVELEHLEKAIELFFAGKQKIIKPNVIAAQVAYDYARENFSSIHREKIPDGPHIKPVKSRLVVSGNDIVAMGKIAGGLRVQTYYPITPAADESLYLEKFEDFPLTPEAAEKLGLERGGIVVVQTEDEISALNMAIGASLAGARSATSTSGPGVSLMAEALGYSGIIEAPVVVTLYMRGGPSTGMPTRNSQSDLFTALFQGHGDLPRIVIASGDHEEAFYDAIKALNWAEKYQTPVIHLLEKAIANAMKDVFNPDLSNVIINRGKIVKNPPMPFPRFKYTDDGVSPRAFLGDTVVWYTSNEHDQYGRRNEDPIERIKMQDKRLKKFETAAKEIPLEDKVILYGNPDAKITLVGWGAVKGAALDAIERLKEEDINANYLHLRMFMPFPSEYVKSVLKKATTVIGVEGNALAQAAQIVRMFTGFEIPHLIIKYTGRPIFVQELVDSVKHILNTGDKKVVLSLGQ from the coding sequence ATGGTTGATCTAGTATTTGAAATAGGCGGCCCCCAAGGTGGGGGAATAGAATCAGCAGGCCAAATAGCGCTAAGAGTGTTCATGTTAAAGGGATATAGAGTATATGGTACCCGAGAATATCACTCTAACATTATAGGTAAGCACAGCTACTTCAATATTAGAGTAAGAGAGAACAGAGCACTAGCCCCTAATCTACCTGCTGACATCGTGGTTTCCCTTGATGCTGAGTCAGTATTCACCCACTACAATGATGTTGGAGAATTCATGATTTATGATACTGGAGTTCTGTCAAAAGACATTGATTCTATACTAAGCATGTCGAAATACCTGAAGGCTAGAGTAAAAGAAGAGCTTGATGCTAATGGAGCTCCTCATACTGTTGAAGGTGTGATAAATCTACTGGAAAAAAGAGGCAAGAAAACAGTTGGCGTTCCTCTCAAATCACTATTGAAGACAACTGCTGAAAAAGCAGGAGTATCACTAGTATCTATATCAAGAGCAATAAACATCATAGGAATGGCGGTAGGATTATCAGTGATAGGAGTGGAATTAGAGCATTTAGAGAAGGCAATAGAGTTATTCTTCGCTGGCAAACAGAAGATTATAAAACCTAATGTTATAGCTGCACAAGTAGCATACGATTATGCTAGGGAGAACTTCTCTAGTATACATAGAGAGAAAATACCGGATGGTCCGCATATTAAACCTGTTAAATCTAGACTGGTAGTCTCTGGTAACGATATAGTTGCTATGGGTAAAATAGCAGGAGGCCTCAGAGTCCAGACATACTATCCTATTACACCAGCAGCTGATGAAAGCTTATACCTAGAGAAATTCGAAGACTTCCCCCTAACACCTGAAGCAGCAGAAAAACTAGGCTTGGAGAGAGGGGGGATAGTGGTAGTCCAGACAGAAGACGAAATATCAGCTTTAAATATGGCTATAGGAGCCTCGCTGGCTGGAGCACGATCAGCAACGAGCACGAGTGGACCAGGAGTAAGTCTGATGGCTGAGGCACTAGGTTATTCTGGAATAATTGAAGCACCTGTAGTAGTAACACTATACATGAGAGGTGGTCCAAGTACAGGGATGCCTACTAGAAACAGTCAAAGTGATCTCTTCACTGCTTTGTTCCAAGGGCACGGAGATCTACCTAGAATAGTGATTGCAAGCGGAGACCATGAAGAAGCATTTTATGATGCAATAAAAGCATTGAATTGGGCTGAAAAATATCAGACGCCAGTAATACATTTACTGGAAAAGGCTATAGCGAATGCTATGAAAGACGTGTTCAACCCCGATTTATCTAATGTCATAATTAATAGGGGTAAAATCGTAAAGAACCCGCCTATGCCGTTCCCTAGATTCAAATATACAGATGATGGGGTATCACCTAGGGCATTCCTAGGGGACACTGTGGTATGGTATACTAGCAACGAGCACGATCAGTACGGGAGAAGAAATGAAGATCCTATAGAAAGAATAAAAATGCAGGACAAGAGGCTCAAGAAATTCGAAACAGCCGCAAAAGAGATACCTCTGGAAGATAAGGTTATTTTATACGGTAATCCGGACGCTAAGATTACGCTAGTAGGATGGGGAGCAGTTAAGGGTGCTGCACTAGACGCTATTGAGAGGCTAAAAGAAGAAGATATCAATGCAAATTACCTACACCTCAGAATGTTTATGCCATTCCCAAGCGAGTATGTAAAGAGTGTACTCAAGAAAGCTACTACAGTAATTGGGGTAGAAGGAAACGCTCTCGCGCAGGCCGCCCAGATAGTGAGGATGTTCACGGGATTCGAGATCCCTCACTTAATAATTAAGTATACTGGAAGACCCATTTTTGTACAGGAATTAGTTGACTCAGTTAAACATATTCTTAACACAGGAGATAAGAAGGTGGTGTTAAGCCTTGGTCAGTGA
- a CDS encoding aspartate aminotransferase family protein, producing MIDKSCSNISKLLIKYTEIYRQRTPRSKQFYEKARSILPGGVTYKIRDFHPYPPYIIRGMGGKVIDIDGKEYTDYWMGHGALILGHSNPEIVRMIKLQTEIGTHYGYEHPLAVKWAEAIKRNYPSMEMIRFTNSGTEANSYAIRLARAYTKKKKIVKIQGGWHGSYNGLHVNVHPPFTGKPESPGIPGEFSEYTITVELNNILDLKEKISENRNDIAALIMEPVLGAGGGVPSSREFAEEARELCNRYNCLLIFDEVITGFRIGLGGGAEYLNVEPDLSVMGKIIGGGLPAGAFGGKREIMKLLDHREVEKHVFQGGTFTGNPLTASAGITAINFLERNREIYEHLGEIHSSVETEVNKISREVNMPLHVTGTRGITGIHFTSKKPSNAREVFEYRYCEDLYQLINLYMRINGILYVSESIMHLLPSIHHTLEDVGKLMSTLRHILLETIQ from the coding sequence ATGATTGATAAGTCATGCTCAAATATCTCCAAACTACTAATTAAATACACTGAGATATACAGGCAAAGAACTCCTAGAAGCAAACAATTCTATGAAAAAGCTAGATCAATTTTACCTGGCGGTGTTACATATAAAATCAGAGACTTTCACCCATACCCGCCATATATAATAAGAGGGATGGGGGGAAAGGTCATTGATATTGATGGAAAAGAATATACAGACTACTGGATGGGTCATGGAGCGTTAATTCTAGGTCATAGCAACCCTGAAATAGTAAGAATGATTAAGTTGCAAACCGAAATAGGTACACATTATGGATATGAGCATCCTTTAGCTGTTAAGTGGGCTGAAGCTATCAAAAGAAATTATCCTTCAATGGAGATGATAAGGTTTACTAACAGTGGAACTGAAGCAAACAGCTATGCAATACGGCTGGCAAGAGCCTACACTAAAAAGAAGAAAATTGTAAAAATACAAGGAGGATGGCATGGCAGCTATAATGGTCTACACGTTAATGTTCACCCCCCATTTACAGGAAAACCGGAGAGCCCAGGAATACCCGGAGAGTTTTCTGAATACACTATTACCGTCGAATTGAATAACATATTAGACCTAAAAGAAAAAATTTCTGAAAATAGGAATGATATCGCTGCATTAATCATGGAACCCGTCTTGGGTGCAGGAGGAGGAGTCCCTTCAAGCAGGGAATTCGCTGAAGAAGCTAGAGAGCTATGTAACAGGTATAACTGCCTTCTGATTTTCGACGAGGTTATCACAGGATTTAGAATAGGCCTAGGAGGAGGAGCTGAATACCTTAACGTCGAACCCGATCTATCGGTTATGGGTAAAATAATTGGTGGAGGACTTCCAGCTGGAGCCTTTGGAGGAAAACGAGAAATAATGAAGCTACTAGATCATAGAGAAGTAGAAAAGCATGTATTCCAAGGAGGAACATTCACAGGCAATCCCTTAACAGCATCTGCCGGTATAACAGCAATTAACTTCTTAGAAAGGAACAGGGAGATCTATGAGCACCTTGGAGAAATACACTCTTCTGTCGAAACAGAGGTAAATAAGATTTCCAGGGAGGTAAACATGCCATTACATGTTACCGGTACAAGAGGCATAACGGGAATACACTTTACAAGTAAAAAACCTTCAAACGCTAGAGAAGTATTCGAGTATAGATACTGCGAAGACCTTTACCAGCTCATCAATTTATACATGCGAATAAATGGTATACTATACGTTAGTGAGTCTATAATGCATCTACTGCCTTCGATACATCATACGCTGGAGGACGTGGGGAAACTTATGTCGACCCTACGTCATATCCTTCTAGAAACAATACAATAA
- a CDS encoding GNAT family N-acetyltransferase, producing the protein MKPNIETEDCRILYKGPSRDGTIIVIRRACKEDRGRLIEFYQRLSTECIYNRFMGIIRYFDPYVDRLLKGRAIVVVAETENGKIIGVAEAVFDEEGRAESGIAVLDDYQGAGIGSLLGKYILSEARRAGIKKMYAYIMSSNIKALNMALKYGARIEKKYSGMTYIIFDLAESKR; encoded by the coding sequence ATGAAGCCTAATATTGAAACGGAAGACTGTAGAATCCTGTATAAGGGACCTTCTAGAGACGGCACTATCATAGTTATAAGAAGAGCTTGCAAGGAAGACAGAGGAAGACTGATTGAGTTCTATCAAAGATTGTCTACAGAATGTATATATAACAGGTTCATGGGCATTATTAGGTATTTCGACCCGTATGTTGATCGTTTGTTGAAAGGTAGAGCTATAGTTGTGGTGGCGGAAACCGAGAATGGAAAAATTATTGGTGTTGCAGAAGCTGTTTTCGATGAAGAGGGAAGGGCAGAATCCGGAATCGCCGTGTTAGATGACTATCAAGGAGCGGGTATAGGATCTCTTCTGGGAAAGTATATTCTCAGCGAGGCTCGTAGAGCGGGTATAAAGAAAATGTATGCTTATATAATGTCGTCAAACATAAAAGCATTAAATATGGCTTTAAAATACGGAGCAAGAATAGAGAAGAAGTACAGTGGTATGACCTATATAATATTTGATCTAGCAGAATCAAAGCGATGA
- a CDS encoding nucleotidyltransferase domain-containing protein has protein sequence MSVAGGKNYRRIVYTEKHWEILRKLRSRALEILECLSHKNIYAIVHGSIARGDVHKDSDIDIFIPHPIGYPIVIEALYSCGLRVYETRIIQATPTYVPKVYLVMNPLETEVVSFPLGSLSKSEREFYKWGGELDYKELKEKRRVAGVNKDLLLVLPVTDGHMEIPVIGNERYASKTVGIDISTVDERIRVLSSRREKGRTGLFLEIVLPGETDLPGIVKRIADKNPYFRKRVGVL, from the coding sequence TTGAGTGTAGCTGGAGGGAAAAATTACAGGAGAATAGTATATACCGAAAAGCACTGGGAAATCCTCCGCAAACTTAGGAGTAGGGCATTGGAGATCCTTGAATGTTTGTCTCACAAGAACATCTATGCAATAGTCCATGGAAGTATTGCCAGAGGAGATGTTCATAAGGATAGTGATATTGACATCTTCATACCTCATCCTATAGGTTATCCTATAGTTATTGAAGCACTTTACTCCTGTGGTTTGAGAGTCTATGAAACTCGTATCATTCAAGCCACGCCTACTTATGTTCCGAAGGTTTATTTAGTAATGAATCCTCTTGAAACAGAGGTTGTGTCGTTTCCATTAGGCTCTCTTTCTAAAAGCGAACGAGAGTTTTACAAATGGGGAGGGGAATTAGATTACAAAGAGTTAAAGGAAAAACGTCGTGTAGCAGGTGTTAACAAAGATCTCTTACTCGTTTTACCTGTGACAGATGGGCATATGGAAATCCCTGTAATTGGGAACGAGAGATATGCATCTAAAACTGTTGGTATTGATATATCTACCGTTGATGAACGGATTAGGGTCTTATCGAGCCGGCGGGAGAAAGGAAGGACTGGGCTGTTTCTAGAGATTGTTTTGCCTGGAGAGACAGATCTGCCGGGGATAGTTAAAAGGATAGCTGATAAAAACCCTTATTTCAGGAAGAGGGTAGGTGTTTTGTAA
- a CDS encoding YkgJ family cysteine cluster protein: MSAGPVFRKVYPRTSIRFSCVRCDICCGTGPNVSLTIFDVIRMASYVNIHWRQFLEIYIDVIIADVFPFMKLSGIGKGRCPFLRFDPEDKTYCVIYNARPMKCRLYPYIIMSPSSQTIYIDEKCPGVGEGSKVKVNLVFLKRYQTELKEHYDRLHKLILEEGYDPLEALYKALDGAYHEAKNGAEWFNLEILSRLNPLIEVE; the protein is encoded by the coding sequence ATGAGTGCTGGCCCGGTGTTTAGGAAGGTCTACCCAAGAACCAGTATTAGGTTTAGCTGCGTACGCTGTGATATATGCTGTGGGACTGGTCCTAATGTATCGCTCACGATATTTGATGTTATCAGGATGGCATCATATGTTAATATACACTGGAGACAGTTCCTTGAGATATATATAGATGTAATTATAGCTGATGTTTTCCCTTTTATGAAGCTCTCGGGAATAGGGAAAGGTAGGTGCCCTTTCCTACGGTTTGACCCGGAAGATAAAACATATTGCGTGATATATAATGCTAGACCTATGAAATGTAGGTTGTATCCATACATTATAATGTCGCCGTCTTCTCAAACAATATACATAGATGAGAAATGCCCAGGGGTGGGTGAAGGCTCTAAAGTAAAGGTTAACCTGGTGTTTCTCAAGAGATATCAAACGGAACTCAAAGAGCACTACGATAGATTGCATAAGCTCATATTAGAAGAAGGTTACGACCCGTTAGAAGCGCTATACAAGGCGTTAGATGGCGCATATCATGAAGCTAAAAATGGTGCTGAATGGTTTAACTTAGAAATTCTCTCAAGGTTGAATCCTCTTATTGAAGTAGAGTAG
- a CDS encoding nucleoside phosphorylase, producing the protein MRQPVHLEARRVPESMLIVGDPDRAKYLSEELLDNPVVINRKRGYLIYSGEFKGFETGIGVHYVGGPTTAVFVEELAMIGAKKVVRIGTAGSLCEGVKLGDVVIPPASGHASDGGLLRQYSPQGLPPLYHSPEIVLGLYSKVKSKGLNSLLAPVVSSDAFYVEDEGFASYWCSRNVVAVEMECSTLAYLGLVRRLDNACALVISDELIHLERGHLDSMALKEEFLKVTESALEVMTEN; encoded by the coding sequence ATGAGGCAACCGGTTCACTTGGAGGCTAGAAGAGTTCCTGAGAGCATGTTAATAGTTGGAGATCCAGATCGAGCGAAGTATTTATCTGAAGAGTTACTAGATAATCCTGTAGTAATAAACAGGAAAAGAGGGTACCTTATTTATTCTGGCGAATTTAAGGGTTTTGAAACAGGTATTGGTGTTCACTATGTAGGGGGTCCCACGACTGCAGTTTTCGTAGAGGAACTGGCTATGATAGGTGCTAAGAAAGTTGTCAGAATAGGTACAGCGGGCTCTCTATGCGAGGGTGTAAAGCTTGGAGATGTTGTTATACCCCCAGCTTCTGGTCATGCGAGTGATGGTGGATTATTAAGACAGTATTCGCCTCAAGGGTTACCCCCACTTTATCATTCACCTGAAATTGTTTTGGGATTGTATAGTAAAGTTAAGTCAAAGGGATTGAATTCTCTTTTAGCTCCTGTTGTTAGTAGTGATGCTTTTTATGTAGAAGACGAAGGTTTTGCCTCGTACTGGTGCTCTAGAAACGTTGTAGCTGTGGAAATGGAATGTTCAACATTAGCATATCTAGGTCTTGTTAGAAGATTAGATAATGCATGTGCGCTCGTTATTTCAGATGAGTTAATACATCTTGAAAGGGGACATCTCGATTCTATGGCTCTCAAGGAGGAGTTCTTGAAAGTAACAGAATCAGCATTAGAGGTTATGACGGAGAATTGA
- the asnS gene encoding asparagine--tRNA ligase gives MQSYHSISYVLQNSNEGDPVNLRGWIYRLRWLGGKVFIVLRDQSGIIQCVIDKEMTEKLEKEISEIGIEASVIASGTVRFDRRAPGGKEINISRLKVIGVSNNFPIKGGEGIEYLLDNRHLWIRSRRLTSIFKIKHTLLEGLREYFNSNGWWEVTPPILTMSAVEGGATLFPVDFFGKKAYLSQSAQFYLETLIFSLVKVWSITTSFRAERSRTRRHLYEYTHLEAEAAWMDMKDMMNIVEDMAKAGVKKVLNERLEELELIKRDAGKLEQVLSDKFPIITYNEAVEILKKRGVKIEWGDDFGADEERVLTLQFDVPVFVTMFPRKIKSFYMKISKENPDLVYGFDLLAPEGYGEIVGGSVREDDYNVLLNRIREEGLNPKDYEWYLDLRKYGSVPHSGFGLGIERMAMWIGGLDHIRDATPYPRFRDRLYP, from the coding sequence CGGCATAATTCAATGCGTTATAGATAAAGAGATGACTGAGAAGCTTGAGAAGGAGATATCGGAAATAGGTATTGAAGCCTCTGTGATAGCTAGTGGTACAGTAAGGTTCGATAGAAGAGCTCCCGGGGGAAAAGAAATCAATATAAGCAGGCTGAAAGTGATTGGCGTATCAAACAACTTTCCAATAAAAGGAGGAGAGGGTATTGAGTATCTTCTGGACAATAGGCATTTATGGATACGAAGCAGGCGATTAACAAGTATATTTAAAATAAAACACACATTACTAGAAGGTTTGAGAGAATATTTCAATAGCAATGGGTGGTGGGAAGTTACTCCACCAATACTGACTATGTCTGCTGTAGAAGGTGGAGCTACTCTATTTCCTGTTGATTTCTTCGGTAAAAAGGCGTATCTGAGCCAAAGCGCTCAATTCTACTTGGAAACTCTTATATTTAGCCTTGTAAAAGTATGGTCTATCACTACTAGTTTTAGAGCAGAAAGAAGCAGGACTAGGAGGCATTTGTATGAGTATACCCATCTTGAAGCCGAGGCGGCTTGGATGGATATGAAAGACATGATGAATATTGTTGAAGACATGGCAAAAGCTGGAGTGAAAAAAGTTCTGAATGAGAGACTTGAAGAGTTAGAACTGATTAAGAGGGATGCTGGAAAATTGGAGCAGGTTTTATCAGATAAATTCCCTATTATTACCTATAATGAAGCTGTTGAGATCCTGAAGAAGAGGGGTGTCAAAATTGAATGGGGAGACGATTTTGGTGCAGACGAGGAAAGGGTGCTCACACTACAATTTGATGTACCTGTATTTGTGACAATGTTCCCAAGGAAGATAAAATCCTTTTACATGAAGATTTCAAAAGAAAACCCAGACCTTGTTTACGGTTTTGATTTACTAGCTCCAGAGGGTTATGGAGAGATTGTTGGTGGAAGCGTCAGAGAGGATGACTATAACGTTCTACTAAACAGAATCAGAGAGGAAGGATTGAACCCAAAAGATTATGAATGGTATCTAGATTTAAGAAAATACGGTAGTGTTCCACATAGCGGTTTTGGTCTGGGAATAGAAAGGATGGCTATGTGGATCGGTGGTTTAGATCATATAAGAGATGCAACCCCTTATCCTAGATTCAGAGACCGGCTTTACCCGTGA
- a CDS encoding thiamine pyrophosphate-dependent enzyme, with protein sequence MVSEQVKYIADTWKDWCPGCGNYGIITAVEMALKELGIPLHKAVDVGGIGCSGKLPEFLAINGVHTLHGRPIPVATGIKLARPELTVLISAGDGDTLGIGAAHFVAAGRRNVDITLLLHDNGVYGLTKGQASPTLGLFIKTKALSKPNINSPVNPVLLALASGYTFIARGYAYHVKQLKEIIKAAIQHKGTALVDILQPCPTYNNIYTKEWYEQRIYYVDEEETWNPVVEKPEELEKKMEQTIEKALEWEERIPLGVLFQDKTKPEYFERLKMRIPFIGDMPPYKQPIHIDGKPIVDVAQIFVDKLVI encoded by the coding sequence TTGGTCAGTGAACAAGTTAAATATATAGCGGACACTTGGAAGGACTGGTGTCCCGGATGCGGTAACTATGGTATAATAACAGCTGTTGAGATGGCTCTCAAAGAACTAGGAATTCCTCTGCACAAAGCGGTTGATGTAGGAGGAATCGGTTGTAGCGGTAAACTGCCTGAGTTCCTTGCAATCAATGGTGTACATACATTACATGGTAGACCTATACCAGTGGCTACGGGCATAAAACTAGCTAGACCAGAATTAACCGTCCTAATAAGTGCCGGAGACGGCGATACATTAGGTATAGGTGCAGCTCACTTTGTAGCAGCCGGGAGGAGAAACGTTGACATAACATTACTCTTACATGATAATGGGGTATATGGATTAACGAAAGGACAGGCAAGCCCTACACTAGGACTTTTCATAAAAACGAAAGCTCTCAGTAAACCTAATATTAATTCTCCGGTAAACCCGGTACTTCTCGCCTTAGCCAGCGGATACACTTTCATAGCAAGGGGGTATGCCTATCATGTAAAGCAGTTAAAGGAAATAATCAAGGCTGCAATCCAGCATAAAGGCACAGCTCTTGTGGATATCCTGCAACCGTGTCCAACATACAACAACATATATACAAAGGAATGGTATGAGCAAAGAATATATTACGTTGACGAGGAAGAAACTTGGAACCCTGTTGTTGAAAAGCCTGAGGAATTAGAGAAAAAGATGGAACAGACTATTGAAAAGGCTTTAGAATGGGAAGAGAGAATTCCTCTAGGTGTATTATTCCAGGATAAGACGAAACCTGAGTACTTCGAGAGGCTTAAGATGAGAATACCCTTCATAGGAGACATGCCGCCTTATAAACAACCTATACACATTGATGGTAAGCCTATTGTAGATGTAGCTCAAATATTCGTTGATAAACTCGTTATTTAG